A section of the Telopea speciosissima isolate NSW1024214 ecotype Mountain lineage chromosome 3, Tspe_v1, whole genome shotgun sequence genome encodes:
- the LOC122653558 gene encoding probable folate-biopterin transporter 9, chloroplastic isoform X1, with amino-acid sequence MIYTSFSNRNRFISVTPGIQRAPSIEPLLHSNLIFNFHHQNPIRVSSSLKSSKNSIKPIIHILKPIIVTPEEVPQKNSNTKRNDRKTESPQVGHQQMLVLCGFGCWVQGFRCFPWLALNFYMAHTLNLNPSVLQLVQNSANLPMVAKPLFGVISEAVYIGGAHRIPYISIGVILQILSWGAIALVPVGGEVLPMLMPCILLSNIGASITEVAGDALVAEYSQKHKLGGLQSYAFMAIATGGILGNLLGGILLLKTQQTRTMFLLFSLLLAFQLAISLNAREASLSLPQPSRHHLTGNSISGNLWKKFSNLLTVISKESISRPLFWVIASIVVVPIFSGTIFCYQTQRLKLDPSIIGMSKVIGQLMLLSATVLYIRYWKTIPMRKLIGIVQIVYAISLLLDLVLVKQINLKLGISNDAYVLCMSGLAETIAQFKILPFSVLFTNLCPPGCEGLLTSFLASVFCLSSIISGFIGVWLASLVGISSGDYTSLPVGILLQFLAALVPLVWISFVPMSLSVRKERRRGVSKRKRRNRRAGRLIYNYVYADRHEREYEVECGEVKQSGGLKKKIE; translated from the exons ATGATTTACACATCCTTTTCCAATAGAAACAGATTCATCTCAGTGACCCCAGGAATCCAAAGGGCACCATCAATTGAACCTCTTCTTCACTCCAATCTCATTTTCAACTTTCACCACCAAAACCCAATTAGAGTATCATCTTCCTTAAAGAGCAGCAAGAACTCCATAAAACCCATAATCCATATTCTGAAACCCATCATAGTAACCCCTGAAGAAGTCCCACAAAAGAACAGCAATACCAAGAGAAATGACAGGAAAACAGAGTCACCCCAAGTAGGTCATCAACAGATGTTGGTCCTGTGTGGGTTTGGGTGTTGGGTTCAAGGTTTCAGGTGCTTTCCATGGTTGGCTCTCAACTTCTACATGGCTCACACTCTTAACTTGAATCCTTCAGTATTGCAGCTTGTGCAGAACTCTGCTAACCTACCCATGGTGGCCAAACCACTGTTTGGGGTAATTTCTGAAGCTGTATACATTGGTGGTGCTCATCGAATACCTTATATCTCCATTGGAG TCATTTTGCAGATTCTGTCATGGGGAGCCATAGCATTAGTCCCAGTTGGGGGTGAAGTTCTTCCTATGCTAATGCCATGCATTCTGCTAAGCAACATTGGTGCATCAATCACAGAAGTTGCAGGAGATGCTCTTGTAGCAGAGTACAGTCAAAAGCACAAATTGGGTGGTCTTCAATCTTATGCTTTCATGGCAATAGCTACAGGAGGAATATTAGGCAATCTATTGGGTGGCATTTTACTATTGAAAACACAACAAACAAGAACCATGTTCTTGTTATTTTCTCTCTTGTTGGCATTTCAACTTGCAATTTCCTTAAATGCAAGGGAGGCTTCCCTCAGTTTGCCACAACCATCAAGGCACCATCTCACAGGGAATTCTATCTCAGGGAACCTATGGAAAAAattctccaatcttcttacTGTAATAAGTAAGGAGAGCATTTCTCGTCCTCTCTTCTGGGTTATAGCTTCCATTGTTGTTGTACCAATTTTTTCAGGAACCATCTTCTGCTACCAAACACAACGTCTAAAGCTTGATCCTTCAATCATTGGGATGTCTAAAGTGATTGGTCAATTGATGCTTTTATCTGCAACTGTACTATATATTCGATATTGGAAAACAATCCCCATGAGGAAATTGATAGGTATAGTTCAGATTGTTTATGCAATCTCTCTTCTCCTGGACTTGGTGTTAGTGAAGCAGATCAATCTGAAGCTGGGAATTTCAAATGATGCTTATGTTCTATGCATGTCGGGTTTAGCAGAAACAATTGCTCAATTTAAGATCCTTCCTTTCTCTGTTCTGTTTACAAATTTATGCCCACCAGGTTGTGAAGGATTGCTCACATCATTTTTAGCTTCAGTTTTTTGTTTATCATCCATTATCAGTGGTTTTATAGGTGTTTGGTTGGCATCTTTAGTAGGAATTTCATCTGGTGATTATACAAGCTTGCCTGTGGGCATTCTGCTACAATTTCTTGCAGCTTTGGTACCACTGGTTTGGATATCTTTTGTACCTATGTCACTATCAgtaagaaaggaaaggagaagaggtgtgAGTAAAAGAA AAAG GAGAAATAGAAGAGCGGGAAGATTGatatataattatgtttatgCAGACCGCCACGAGAGAGAATATGAGGTGGAGTGTGGAGAGGTGAAGCAATCTGGTGggctgaagaagaagattgagtgA
- the LOC122653558 gene encoding probable folate-biopterin transporter 8, chloroplastic isoform X2, producing the protein MIYTSFSNRNRFISVTPGIQRAPPNEPLLHSNLILNFHHQSPRVKSSSKISKNSIKPRTHILKPIIVNPDQFPQKNSNTKRKDSITESPQVGHQQMSVLCGFGYCVQGFRCFPWLALYFHMAYTLNLNPSVLQLVQNSANLPMVAKPLYGVISDAVYIGDAHRIPYISIGVILQILSWGTMAFVPVGRDVLPMLMACILLSNIGASITEVAKDALITEYSQKHRLGGIQSYAFIALAVGGILGNLLGGFLLLKTQQTRTMFLLFALLLSIQLAISSKTREASLSLPEPSEHYLIRNSISKNLHKQFSNLLTAISEKSISCPLVWAVASIAVVPIFSGTIFCYQTQYLKLDPSVIGMSKVIGQSMLLSATVLYVRYWKTVPVRKLIGTVQIVYATSLLLDLVLVKQINLKLGIPNEAYVLCMSGLAEAIAQFKLLPISVLFANLCPPGCEGLLMSFLAAALCLSSIISGFLGVWLASFVGISSSDYTSLPVGILLQVFAALVPLVWISSVPMSQSVGMKRKRGVSRRNRRAGRLIYNYVYADRHEREYEVECGEVKQSGGLKKKIE; encoded by the exons ATGATTTACACATCCTTTTCCAATAGAAACAGATTCATCTCAGTGACCCCAGGAATTCAAAGGGCACCACCAAATGAACCTCTTCTTCACTCCAATCTTAttctcaattttcaccaccaaAGCCCAAGAGTGAAATCTTCCTCAAAAATCAGCAAGAATTCCATAAAACCTAGAACCCATATTCTGAAACCTATTATAGTAAACCCTGACCAATTCCCACAAAAGAACAGCAATACCAAGAGAAAGGACAGCATAACAGAGTCACCCCAAGTGGGTCATCAACAAATGTCGGTCTTGTGTGGATTTGGGTATTGTGTCCAAGGTTTCAGGTGCTTTCCATGGTTGGCACTCTACTTCCACATGGCTTACACTCTTAACTTGAATCCTTCAGTATTGCAGCTTGTGCAGAACTCTGCCAACCTACCCATGGTGGCCAAACCACTGTATGGGGTAATTTCTGATGCTGTATACATCGGTGATGCTCATAGAATACCTTATATCTCCATTGGAG TGATTTTGCAGATTCTATCCTGGGGAACCATGGCATTTGTCCCAGTTGGCAGAGATGTTCTTCCTATGCTAATGGCATGCATTCTACTGAGCAACATTGGTGCATCAATCACAGAAGTTGCAAAAGATGCTCTTATTACAGAGTACAGCCAAAAGCACAGATTAGGCGGTATCCAATCTTACGCTTTCATAGCATTAGCTGTTGGGGGAATATTGGGCAATCTGTTGGGTGGTTTTTTGTTATTGAAGACACAGCAAACCAGGACCATGTTCCTCTTATTTGCTCTCCTACTGTCCATTCAACTTGCAATTTCATCAAAGACAAGGGAGGCTTCCCTCAGTTTGCCAGAACCATCAGAGCACTATCTCATAAGGAATTCTATTTCAAAGAACCTACACAAACAATTCTCCAATCTCCTTACTGCAATAAGTGAAAAGAGCATTTCTTGTCCCCTCGTCTGGGCTGTAGCTTCCATTGCCGTGGTTCCAATTTTTTCAGGCACCATCTTCTGCTACCAAACACAATATCTAAAGCTTGATCCTTCAGTCATTGGGATGTCTAAAGTGATTGGTCAGTCGATGCTTCTGTCTGCAACTGTACTTTATGTTCGGTACTGGAAAACAGTCCCCGTGAGGAAATTGATAGGCACAGTTCAGATTGTATATGCAACCTCTCTTCTCCTTGACTTGGTGCTAGTGAAGCAGATCAATCTTAAGCTGGGAATTCCAAATGAAGCCTATGTCCTATGCATGTCAGGTTTAGCAGAAGCCATTGCTCAATTTAAGCTCCTTCCTATCTCAGTGTTGTTTGCAAATTTATGCCCTCCAGGTTGTGAAGGATTGCTCATGTCATTTCTAGCTGCAGCACTTTGTTTATCATCCATTATCAGCGGATTTTTGGGTGTTTGGTTGGCGTCTTTCGTAGGAATTTCATCTAGTGATTACACAAGCTTGCCTGTGGGCATTCTGCTACAAGTTTTTGCAGCATTGGTACCTCTGGTTTGGATATCTTCTGTACCTATGTCACAATCAGTAGgaatgaaaaggaaaagaggtGTGAGTAGGAGAAATAGAAGAGCGGGAAGATTGatatataattatgtttatgCAGACCGCCACGAGAGAGAATATGAGGTGGAGTGTGGAGAGGTGAAGCAATCTGGTGggctgaagaagaagattgagtgA